The following coding sequences are from one Selenomonas sputigena ATCC 35185 window:
- a CDS encoding glucosaminidase domain-containing protein, producing MPEGKMTGTMRRLLARAALAALLAACAGAPLPSVAQAAQGTPDSAVQGAQAATDTGAKKDAAVPVFVARPHFAADLPAEVNEKAAAEVRFFIAEPLTEPILEEEAPPESIEILGAAEATQAQMAAFIRRRNPQPKLACSVEEIVRLYYEEAGAEGVRADIALCQALKETGFFAYGGDVLPAQNNYCGLGATGNKAKGAYFATPQEGVRAHIQHLMAYATTERPHAPLVDPRYDLVRLYRTDIYGKIKHWTGLNGVWAVPGTSYGQDILLLCREATTPDASDASLAFAEKKLAEKKNAAAYVYRAIVFAKRGESERAAADLEAALRLSPKSAAALYDRALFFTAAGDEKRAKADLEALIKAQPDFVYAWYNLGVMNLKAGRNNAAMRDFERVLALVPQSANAQSNIGIALVREKKYREAWRAFAQAAEINTTNPTVLMNQIVFAACLKE from the coding sequence ATGCCCGAAGGAAAAATGACGGGGACGATGCGGCGTCTTCTGGCGAGAGCCGCCCTGGCGGCGCTCCTCGCCGCGTGCGCGGGAGCGCCACTGCCGTCCGTGGCGCAGGCCGCGCAAGGGACGCCCGACTCCGCCGTGCAGGGCGCACAGGCGGCGACAGACACGGGCGCGAAGAAGGATGCTGCCGTGCCCGTGTTCGTCGCCCGTCCGCATTTTGCGGCAGATCTTCCCGCCGAGGTCAACGAGAAGGCGGCGGCAGAGGTACGCTTCTTCATTGCCGAGCCGCTGACCGAGCCGATCTTGGAGGAGGAGGCGCCGCCCGAGAGCATCGAGATCCTAGGAGCGGCGGAGGCGACGCAGGCGCAGATGGCGGCTTTCATCCGGCGGCGCAATCCGCAGCCGAAGCTCGCCTGCTCCGTCGAGGAGATTGTGCGGCTCTACTACGAGGAGGCAGGGGCGGAAGGCGTGCGTGCTGACATCGCCCTTTGCCAGGCATTGAAGGAGACGGGATTCTTCGCCTACGGCGGCGACGTCCTGCCCGCTCAGAACAACTACTGCGGTCTCGGCGCGACGGGCAACAAGGCCAAGGGCGCGTACTTCGCCACGCCGCAAGAAGGCGTGCGCGCTCACATTCAGCACCTCATGGCATACGCGACGACCGAGAGACCGCACGCGCCGCTCGTCGATCCGCGCTACGATCTCGTGCGCCTCTACCGCACCGACATCTACGGCAAGATCAAGCACTGGACGGGACTCAACGGCGTCTGGGCCGTGCCGGGCACCTCTTATGGGCAGGACATCCTGCTGCTCTGCCGCGAAGCGACGACGCCCGACGCGAGCGACGCCTCGCTCGCCTTCGCCGAGAAGAAGCTCGCCGAAAAGAAAAATGCCGCCGCTTACGTCTATCGCGCCATCGTCTTTGCGAAGCGCGGCGAGAGCGAGAGGGCGGCAGCTGACTTGGAGGCGGCTCTTCGGCTCTCACCGAAGAGCGCGGCAGCGCTCTATGATCGTGCACTCTTCTTTACGGCAGCGGGCGATGAAAAACGTGCGAAGGCCGACCTCGAAGCACTGATCAAGGCGCAGCCCGACTTCGTCTACGCATGGTACAACCTCGGCGTCATGAATCTCAAGGCGGGCAGGAACAATGCTGCGATGAGAGACTTCGAGCGCGTGCTCGCCCTCGTGCCGCAGTCGGCGAACGCCCAGAGCAACATCGGCATCGCCCTCGTGCGCGAGAAGAAATACCGAGAAGCGTGGCGAGCCTTCGCGCAAGCCGCTGAGATCAACACGACGAACCCGACGGTGCTGATGAATCAGATCGTTTTCGCCGCGTGCCTGAAAGAATAG
- a CDS encoding RpnC/YadD family protein, with amino-acid sequence MEKEAKGRQYQDTVFRLYFNDEQRLKEVAGALHGRSYARDPLKIVTLDGTFLSQIKNDISFLLAQQHLIFMEHQSTANKNMALRCLYYVCEQWRQYVPAKKLYQNTRIELPAPEFHVFYSGDGDMPETYQMKLSDAYRKPESDENINLELKVCFHNISYDEAKILLQKSRTLHDYSFFIDRIKKNMTSGMARAQAIREAMRYCEEHDIMAEFLQQHEREVVDMVNFEWNQKDFEEAILEEGIERGMKRGRAEGCEEGKVAIVLEMLRDKLPLETIARLSKFSMERVQELGRRHSLL; translated from the coding sequence ATGGAAAAAGAAGCGAAAGGCAGACAGTATCAAGATACGGTATTCCGCCTCTACTTCAATGATGAACAACGCCTGAAAGAAGTGGCGGGCGCTTTGCATGGACGTTCCTATGCCCGAGATCCGCTGAAGATCGTGACGCTTGACGGAACCTTCTTGTCACAGATCAAGAATGACATATCCTTCTTGCTGGCACAGCAGCATCTGATCTTCATGGAGCATCAGAGCACGGCGAACAAGAACATGGCATTGCGTTGCCTTTACTATGTCTGTGAACAATGGCGTCAATACGTACCAGCGAAGAAGCTGTATCAGAACACGCGGATCGAACTTCCCGCGCCGGAATTCCATGTATTCTATTCGGGAGACGGCGATATGCCTGAAACGTATCAGATGAAGCTGTCCGATGCGTATAGGAAGCCGGAGTCGGATGAAAATATCAACCTGGAATTGAAGGTATGCTTCCACAATATCAGCTACGACGAGGCGAAAATACTCCTCCAGAAAAGCCGAACGCTTCATGACTATAGCTTCTTCATCGATCGAATCAAAAAGAATATGACGAGCGGCATGGCAAGGGCGCAAGCCATTCGCGAGGCCATGCGATATTGCGAAGAACATGATATCATGGCAGAATTTTTGCAGCAACACGAAAGGGAGGTTGTCGATATGGTGAATTTTGAATGGAATCAAAAAGACTTTGAAGAAGCCATCCTTGAAGAAGGCATCGAGCGCGGCATGAAACGTGGGCGTGCCGAGGGATGCGAGGAAGGGAAGGTCGCTATTGTCTTGGAGATGCTGCGTGACAAGCTGCCGCTGGAAACCATCGCGCGCCTTTCAAAGTTCTCCATGGAGCGCGTGCAGGAGCTTGGCAGGAGGCATAGTCTGCTTTGA
- a CDS encoding ShlB/FhaC/HecB family hemolysin secretion/activation protein, giving the protein MKMQDAEKMRHRPFAVKRCRRLSFAVTLALFSAVLTPFCAEAGTVSDAAGDAQRAMVRAAAGEAPMMGASAVDVPKTEGAEAAASPDVTRVGVEAPALRQAEQQAAESAILVRRYTFSGENPVTDEELRALLKPHKLKYARLADLEEQAAEVTKYLRSKGYFVAFAYLAPQDFADGTVDFTIVPGRYDKVVVNNNSYLTENAIRREMGLSSGELVKKAPLNRGVWLTNDLSRVEARTQIKAGSRQGTSDIVIDVKNKGNRMWGYVGVDNGGYRYTGRYQYSAFFNYASPFREGDLFSVGGVVSNGGMWSGSASYSTPLAKQGERVGVSYARSHYTLGGAFSALDYTGTSETVSLWWQHNFQRSRDFNLYGTLRFDWKDLEDEAKGMAYKNPKGAKNWVIGINGDNLDHIWTGGRNTFALNYTYGDLSIDDEVQRRYDAATARTAGHFGKWNLNLTRLQHIDDRLSLYLSYSRQWANKNLDSSEKFSLGGPYGVRAYPVGEASGDDGWRWTSELRWNLPTREGDENIWQLIAFVDGGHVGLYHDGWSGYTGPQSRSLYGAGVGVNWSNQANWVAHLHYAWKIGREEATSDTDRSGRFWFQLYKFF; this is encoded by the coding sequence ATGAAGATGCAGGATGCAGAGAAAATGCGGCACAGGCCTTTTGCTGTAAAGCGATGCAGGCGTCTGTCCTTTGCCGTCACGCTCGCTTTGTTCAGCGCTGTGCTCACCCCCTTTTGCGCTGAAGCGGGAACGGTTTCAGATGCGGCGGGCGATGCGCAGCGTGCCATGGTGCGTGCGGCGGCGGGCGAAGCGCCGATGATGGGTGCGAGCGCCGTCGACGTGCCGAAGACCGAGGGAGCGGAGGCAGCCGCCTCGCCGGACGTGACGCGGGTGGGCGTGGAAGCCCCTGCGCTGCGGCAGGCGGAGCAGCAGGCTGCGGAGAGCGCGATCCTCGTGCGCCGCTACACGTTCTCGGGCGAGAACCCCGTGACGGACGAGGAGCTTCGTGCGCTCTTAAAGCCGCACAAGCTCAAGTACGCGCGTCTCGCCGACCTCGAAGAGCAGGCGGCGGAGGTCACGAAATACCTGCGTTCCAAAGGATACTTCGTTGCCTTCGCCTACCTCGCGCCGCAGGACTTCGCAGACGGCACGGTCGACTTCACGATCGTGCCCGGCCGCTACGACAAGGTCGTCGTGAACAACAATTCGTATTTGACAGAAAATGCCATTCGGCGCGAGATGGGGCTTTCCTCGGGCGAACTCGTGAAGAAAGCGCCGCTCAACCGCGGCGTCTGGCTGACGAACGACCTTTCGCGCGTCGAGGCGCGCACACAGATCAAGGCGGGCAGCCGCCAGGGCACGTCGGACATCGTCATTGACGTCAAGAACAAAGGCAACCGCATGTGGGGCTACGTCGGCGTCGACAACGGCGGCTACCGCTACACGGGACGCTACCAGTACAGCGCCTTCTTCAACTACGCGAGTCCGTTCCGCGAGGGCGACCTCTTCTCCGTCGGCGGCGTCGTGTCGAACGGCGGCATGTGGTCGGGATCGGCGTCCTATTCGACGCCGCTCGCCAAGCAGGGCGAGCGCGTCGGCGTCAGCTACGCGCGCTCGCACTACACGCTGGGCGGCGCGTTCTCTGCGCTTGACTACACGGGCACGTCGGAGACCGTGAGCCTTTGGTGGCAGCACAACTTCCAGCGCAGCCGCGACTTCAACCTCTACGGCACGCTGCGCTTCGACTGGAAGGATCTTGAGGACGAAGCGAAGGGCATGGCGTACAAGAATCCCAAGGGAGCGAAAAACTGGGTCATCGGCATCAACGGCGACAACCTCGACCATATCTGGACGGGCGGCCGCAACACCTTCGCGCTCAATTACACGTATGGCGACCTCTCCATCGACGATGAAGTGCAGCGCCGCTACGATGCCGCTACCGCGCGGACGGCAGGTCATTTCGGCAAGTGGAATTTGAACTTGACGCGCCTGCAGCACATAGACGATCGTCTCTCGCTCTACCTCTCGTACAGCCGCCAGTGGGCGAACAAGAACCTCGATTCCTCGGAGAAATTCTCGCTCGGCGGGCCTTACGGCGTACGCGCCTACCCTGTCGGCGAAGCGTCGGGCGACGACGGCTGGCGCTGGACTTCGGAGCTTCGCTGGAACTTGCCGACGCGCGAGGGCGACGAGAATATCTGGCAGCTCATTGCCTTCGTCGACGGCGGTCATGTAGGGCTCTACCACGACGGCTGGTCGGGCTATACAGGGCCGCAGAGCCGCAGCCTCTACGGCGCGGGCGTCGGTGTGAATTGGAGCAATCAGGCGAACTGGGTCGCGCATCTGCACTACGCTTGGAAGATCGGCCGTGAAGAGGCGACTTCCGACACGGATCGCAGCGGCAGGTTCTGGTTCCAACTGTATAAATTCTTCTAA